One genomic window of Cololabis saira isolate AMF1-May2022 chromosome 3, fColSai1.1, whole genome shotgun sequence includes the following:
- the LOC133440712 gene encoding zinc finger protein OZF-like — MPPEDSGVTKSSSTIEDLEQMDTENQFCSPTEMETVVNSERCLQCVGPVSSLKWLGYQCRALPQENVCKVEEDGVFSDQHLDNLERSCSPDQEEPGHPQTTELEEDSSSQEMKHEDVEVDVPLVNVADVKVENDEPGPNCGQLLLHTSPEAQNKDEEGTESLRSDSSKTADPEPMRRHGDHEDAAFPSDSNCKSKLIRTHTRKKVFSCRTCRKEFSKRSILMDHKKIHTGERPYLCNTCNNAFTYLSHLKRHITTHTGEKPYICKTCGKGFTQRSNLVIHSRTHTGERPYPCNTCSKTFTKLSDLKRHITTHTSEKPYICKTCGKNYRQVSHLVVHSRSHTGEKPYICKTCGKSYTQNCNLVIHSRIHTGERPYLCNTCSRTFTRLSDLKSHITTHTGEKPYLCKTCNKGFSRRIGLLNHMKNHPEEKSGDS, encoded by the exons ATGGACACGGAGAATCAGTTCTGCAGTCCAACTGAAATGGAGACAGTTGTCAACAGTGAGAGG TGTCTCCAGTGTGTGGGACCTGTGTCCTCCCTCAAGTGGCTTGGCTATCAATGCAGAG ccctcccacaagaaaatgtttgtaaggtggaggaggatggggttttcagtgaccagcacctggataacctggagaggagctgcagcccggaccaggaggaaccagggcatccacagactacagaactggaggaagactccagcagtcaggagatgaagcacgaggacgtagaggtggatgttccattggtcaatgtcgctgatgtgaaagttgaaaatgatgaaccaggaccaaactgtggccagctgctgttgcacacttctcctgaagctcaaaacaaagatgaggaagggactgaaagtttacgctcagactccagtaaaactgcagatccggagccaatgagacgacacggtgaccacgaagatgctgctttcccgtcagacagcaactgtaaatcaaagctgatcaGGACCCACACGAGGAAGAAGGTGTTTTCTTGCAgaacttgcaggaaagagtttaGTAAACGTAgtattttaatggatcacaagaagatccacactggcgaaaggccgtacctgtgcaacacctgcaacaacgcctttacttatttatcacatcttaaacgccacataaccacacacacaggcgagaagccctacatctgcaaaacatgtggaaaaggttTCACGCAACGTTCcaacctggtgattcactcgaggacccacactggcgaaaggccgtacccgtgcaacacctgcagcaaaacctttactaaattatcagatcttaaacgccacataaccacgcacacgagcgagaagccctacatctgcaaaacatgtggaaagaatTACAGGCAAGTTTCccacctggtggttcactcgaggagccacacgggcgagaagccctacatctgcaaaacatgtggaaagagttacaCGCAAAATTGcaacctggtgattcactcgaggatccacaccggtgaaaggccgtacctgtgcaacacctgcagcagaaCCTTTACGAGATTATCagatcttaaaagccacataaccacgcacacgggcgagaagccatatttgtgcaagacgtgcaacaaaggttttagccgcagaattggtttgctgaatcacatgaaaaatcacccggaggagaagtctggtgactcgtga